In a single window of the Acomys russatus unplaced genomic scaffold, mAcoRus1.1, whole genome shotgun sequence genome:
- the LOC127186414 gene encoding LOW QUALITY PROTEIN: shugoshin 1-like (The sequence of the model RefSeq protein was modified relative to this genomic sequence to represent the inferred CDS: inserted 1 base in 1 codon), translated as MEKVVKERCQKKFFQDSLEDIKKQMKEKRNKNLAEIGRHKSFIVAPCQVPTNSSTLMKNYQENNRLLVLALENEKSKVREAQDIILNLRRECYYLACQLYTLKERLTSQHHGETVQNXETMTLRSGPSNDNTPRDFPVKTLQQSALEETNWPFQTEEPNRTVFSDTLRSDCDSGKVETPIDTPLETQESPHCRLKDVTNILLYPVVKIKRLSLSLKRNENIPAVPLPKNRCTTITSYKKPKRTSQLGRENPYTDLCFLNSPIFKQKKNMRCPKRSTEQTCCSIQPDLRVILTDIKNKQEKVMARNEEEDKLNVMKQKKDVRAMSTIQRGCVYGSAHLSPSDRECSRERQCKRGIWK; from the exons GAAAGGTGTCAGAAAAAGTTCTTTCAAGATAGTCTTGAAGACATTAAGAAgcaaatgaaggaaaaaaggaataaaaacttGGCAGAGATTGGCAGGCACAAGTCCTTTATTGTTGCACCATGCCAAGTACCCACTAACAGTTCTACACTGATGAAAAATTACCAAGAAAACAACAGGTTGTTAGTTTTggctttggaaaatgaaaaatccAAAGTGAGAGAAGCCCAGGATATCATCCTAAACCTGAGGAGAGAGTGTTACTATCTTGCATGTCAGCTGTATACACTGAAAGAGAGGCTAACTTCCCAACATCATGGAGAAACTGTTCAGA CCGAAACGATGACCCTCAGAAGTGGTCCCAGTAATGACAACACACCCAGGGACTTTCCTGTGAAGACATTACAGCAAAGTGCTCTTGAAGAAACTAACTGGCCTTTTCAAACCGAAGAGCCAAATCGTACTGTTTTTTCAGATACATTGAGGAGCGATTGTGATTCTGGTAAAGTCGA AACTCCTATTGATACCCCACTTGAAACTCAAGAGTCACCTCATTGTAGACTAAAGGATGTTACCAACATCCTGCTGTATCCTGTGGTGAAAATCAAGAGACTTTCTTTGTCCctgaaaaggaatgaaaacatCCCAGCAGTACCTCTGCCTAAAAACCGGTGCACCACCATCACAAGCTATAAAAAGCCAAAACGCACTTCACAGCTAGGAAGAGAGAACCCTTACACAGACCTGTGTTTCTTGAATTCTCCTATTTTCAAGCAGAAAAAGAATATGAGATGTCCTAAAAGAAGTACAGAGCAAACATG CTGTAGCATTCAACCAGACTTGAGAGTTATATTAACTGacataaaaaataagcaagagaAGGTGATGGCAAGAAATGAGGAGGAG GACAAGCTCAATGTGATGAAACAGAAGAAGGATGTGAGAGCCATGAGCACAATTCAGCGAGGGTGTGTTTATGGGAGTGCCCACCTCAGCCCTTCAGACAGAGAATgcagcagggagaggcagtgCAAGAGAGGAATCTGGAAGtga